GCTCCTCTCCGAGCTGCGGTATCTAGGGGTAAGCCAGCAGGAGCTGCTGAATCTGGTGAAGGAGGCGAGTCCGTCATGATCGAAGTGAATGGCCTGGTGAAGCGGTTCGACGGCTTCGCAGCCCTGGACGGCGCCGCGCTGTCGGTGCCGGCGGGCAGCGTCTACGGCCTGGTGGGTCCCAACGGCGCCGGTAAGTCCACCCTGATCCGCCACCTGACGGGCATCTTCCGCCAGGACGCGGGCACGGTGCGCATCGGCGGCGAGGATGTGTGGGAGAACGCCGCCCTGAAGGCGCGGATCGCCGCCATCCCTGACGACTGGTACTACTTCCTTCAGTCCTCCATTCGGGATATGATGCGCTTTTACCGCGGATTTTATCCCGCTTTTTCCATGGAGCGGTATGAAAAGCTGAAGGAGGTCTTTCAGCTGGATGAAAAACGGCCTATCCGCCGCCTCAGCAAGGGTATGCAGAAGCAGGCGGCCTTCTGGCTGGCCCTGTGCTGCATGCCGGACTACCTGATCCTGGATGAGCCGGTGGACGGTCTGGACCCGGTGATGCGCCGGCAGGTGTGGTCTCTGGTGCTGGCGGATGTGGCCCAGCGAGGCACCACGGTGCTGGTTTCTTCCCACAACCTGCGGGAGCTGGAGGACGTCTGCGACCACGTGGGCATCATGGACCACGGCCGCGTGCTGCTGGAGCGGTCCCTGGCCCAGCTGCAGGACAACATGGTAAAGCTGCAGGTGGTGTTCCCCGACGGGATGACGGAGGTGCCGTCGGACCTGCCGGTGCTCCACGCCAGCCAAATCGGCCGCATCCATACCTTCATCATGCGGATGAGCGCCCAGGAGGCAGAGGACCGTCTGGCGGCGTACAGTCCCCTGCTGGTGGACGCAGTGCCCCTGACCCTGGAGGAGATCTTTATTTATGAGCTGGGAGGTGCGGACTATGCAGTCAAAGACATCGTACTTTAACGCCACGCTGTTCCGCAAGAACCTGACCCGGTTCTGGCCGCTGTGGGGCCTGGCGTCCTTTATCGGCGCTCTGTTCCCTCTGGCGGTGCTGCTGGATATGGTGCACCGGGGCTGGAACGTCCTCTCCGCACCGGACTTCACCGGTATGTACTATGATGCGGTGAGCGCCGTGCCCGTCATCAATCTGGTCTACGCCGCCCTCTGTGCCATGGCGGTGTGGAGCTATCTATACAACGCCCGCAGCGTGGGGCTGATGCACACCCTGCCTATCCGGCGGGAAGGGCTGTTCCTCACCAACTTCCTCTCCGGCCTCTCCATGACCCTGATTCCCTACGCGGTCACCGGGGTCCTGTGCGTCGTGGTCTCCCTGTGCGGCGGGGCCTTTGACGCCAAGGGGCTGGCCGTCACCGTCCTGGCAGTGCTGGGTGAGAGCTTCTTCTACTTCTCCAGCGCCACCTTCGTGGCCTTCATCACCGGCAACGCCTTTACCATGCCGCCGCTGTACGCCCTGCTCCACTTCCTGGCGGTGCTGCTGGACTGGCTGATCTCCTCCTTCGCCCAAGGGTTCATCTTCGGCTTTTCCACTTATTACACCGGGGTGGTGGAATGGCTCTCCCCCACCGTGTATCTGGTCAACAACGTCCGGTGCGCCCGGCAGTATGTGGAGGTCCAGCAGACGTTCCCCGATGGAACGCCTTACACCTCCCGCCTTTTGACCTCCGCAGACCTGGAGAGCTTCTGGCTGATCGGCGTCTACGCCCTGGTAGGACTGGCGCTGGCTGCCCTGGCCCTCATCCTCTACCGCAGGCGCCGCAGTGAGACCGCCGGCGACGTGGTGGCCGTGGGCTGGCTGCGGCCGGTGTTCCGGTACGGTGTGGCAGGGCTCTGTGCCCTGCTGGGCGGCCAGTTCCTCTACTCCCTGTTCTGGTATGGCTTCCAGCAGGGGGAATACTACGACACGCTGCCCATGGTGGTCTGCCTGCTGGCGGCAGGGGCCATCGGGTATTACGGCGCCTCCATGCTGCTGGCCAAGGCCTTCAAGGTGTTCCGGGGCAGCTGGAAGGGCCTGGGCATTGTGCTGGCGGGCTGTGCCCTGGTCTGCTGTGTGCTGCATTTCGACCTGCTGGGTGTGGCGGACCGGGTGCCGGAGGCCTCCCAGATCCAGACCCTGGAGATCCGGATTGCCGACAACACCTACACGCTCACGCCGGAGAAGGACGCGGACCTGCTGGAGCAGGTCAGGGCCCTCCATCAAACGGTGGTTGCCGACGAATCCTATGTTCGGGAGATGGAGGCCCGCAGATCTTCCACCTGGTCTGAGGATGAGACCCCCAACACGGCATACACCGGCCTGAATCTCACCTATACTCTGAAAAGCGGCACCCGGATAGACCGCTGGTACTCCCTGCTCATTACCCGGGACCGACTGGCCCAGCCAGAGACCTATGATTATCTGCTGGACCAGTTCGTGAACAGCGATACTGTAAAAGCCCGGCGCCTCCATCTGGATGACGATTTCTGGACGGTGAGCGGCGGCAGCCTGTACATTGACACTCGTGGCGAGGGCTACGAACTGGGCAGCCGGGAGGGTGACGCCATTCTCAAGGCAGTGGGCCGGGATCTGACCGCCGGGAACTGGGGGGATTACGACTGGTTCTCCGGCGACAGCGGCAGCAGCTATGCCATGGACCTGGGGCTGGACTTTGAAAGTGCAGACAAGGAGCGTTACGACTGGATCTCTGTCCATGTGACCCCTGCCATGACGGAGACGGTGGACTGCCTGGAGCGCCTCGGCCTGGTGACGAGGGCAGATCTCGTCACCTACCGGCAGCTGTATCCGGAGGACTATGGGGCGGACGGCTCCTCCATCTGGCAGGAGGTTCCGCACACGGGTGAGAATGCGGTGGTCTACACGGAGGACACCACTTCCGCCATGGTCTCCCCGGCATGAGGGGGGCAAGAACGCGGCGGCGCCGGAATCCCCGTTTTGCCGCTTTATGCCTGCTGCTGATCTTTGCCGCTGTGGGCGCCGCCGTCTGGCTGTGGGCCGGCCGGGGCCTTCCGGGAGAGGGCGTGGAGGTGCCGGACTATGTGCAGGCG
This DNA window, taken from Dysosmobacter welbionis, encodes the following:
- a CDS encoding ABC transporter ATP-binding protein translates to MIEVNGLVKRFDGFAALDGAALSVPAGSVYGLVGPNGAGKSTLIRHLTGIFRQDAGTVRIGGEDVWENAALKARIAAIPDDWYYFLQSSIRDMMRFYRGFYPAFSMERYEKLKEVFQLDEKRPIRRLSKGMQKQAAFWLALCCMPDYLILDEPVDGLDPVMRRQVWSLVLADVAQRGTTVLVSSHNLRELEDVCDHVGIMDHGRVLLERSLAQLQDNMVKLQVVFPDGMTEVPSDLPVLHASQIGRIHTFIMRMSAQEAEDRLAAYSPLLVDAVPLTLEEIFIYELGGADYAVKDIVL
- a CDS encoding ABC transporter permease, with the translated sequence MSWEVRTMQSKTSYFNATLFRKNLTRFWPLWGLASFIGALFPLAVLLDMVHRGWNVLSAPDFTGMYYDAVSAVPVINLVYAALCAMAVWSYLYNARSVGLMHTLPIRREGLFLTNFLSGLSMTLIPYAVTGVLCVVVSLCGGAFDAKGLAVTVLAVLGESFFYFSSATFVAFITGNAFTMPPLYALLHFLAVLLDWLISSFAQGFIFGFSTYYTGVVEWLSPTVYLVNNVRCARQYVEVQQTFPDGTPYTSRLLTSADLESFWLIGVYALVGLALAALALILYRRRRSETAGDVVAVGWLRPVFRYGVAGLCALLGGQFLYSLFWYGFQQGEYYDTLPMVVCLLAAGAIGYYGASMLLAKAFKVFRGSWKGLGIVLAGCALVCCVLHFDLLGVADRVPEASQIQTLEIRIADNTYTLTPEKDADLLEQVRALHQTVVADESYVREMEARRSSTWSEDETPNTAYTGLNLTYTLKSGTRIDRWYSLLITRDRLAQPETYDYLLDQFVNSDTVKARRLHLDDDFWTVSGGSLYIDTRGEGYELGSREGDAILKAVGRDLTAGNWGDYDWFSGDSGSSYAMDLGLDFESADKERYDWISVHVTPAMTETVDCLERLGLVTRADLVTYRQLYPEDYGADGSSIWQEVPHTGENAVVYTEDTTSAMVSPA